In Xenorhabdus nematophila ATCC 19061, one DNA window encodes the following:
- the artP gene encoding arginine ABC transporter ATP-binding protein ArtP produces the protein MSIQLKNINCFYSTHQALFDINFECTSGETVVLLGPSGAGKSSLLRVLNLLEMPRSGQLNVATHQFDFRQQPNHREILALRQKVGMVFQQYNLWPHFTVIDNLIEAPCRVLKQPKQQAREKAMKLLSRLRLDKYADRFPLHLSGGQQQRVAIARALMMEPQILLFDEPTAALDPEITSQIVDIIKELAETGITQVIVTHEVELARKTASQVVYMEQGRIIEKGDALRFTQPQTEAFAHYLSH, from the coding sequence ATGAGCATTCAATTAAAAAACATAAATTGTTTCTATAGTACACATCAGGCTCTGTTCGATATCAATTTTGAATGTACATCAGGGGAAACTGTGGTACTGCTGGGGCCAAGTGGCGCAGGGAAAAGTTCTTTATTACGCGTCTTGAATCTACTGGAAATGCCTCGTTCTGGGCAGCTCAATGTGGCAACACACCAGTTTGATTTCAGACAACAACCAAACCATAGAGAAATTCTGGCATTGCGGCAAAAAGTCGGCATGGTCTTTCAACAATACAATCTATGGCCGCATTTCACCGTGATAGATAATTTGATTGAAGCTCCCTGTCGGGTATTGAAGCAACCTAAACAACAGGCACGGGAAAAGGCGATGAAACTGCTTTCCCGACTTCGTTTGGATAAATATGCTGACCGTTTCCCATTGCATCTTTCTGGTGGGCAACAACAACGCGTCGCTATTGCACGGGCTTTGATGATGGAACCTCAAATTCTGTTGTTTGATGAACCGACTGCTGCGCTTGATCCCGAAATTACCTCTCAGATTGTTGATATTATCAAAGAGCTGGCAGAAACCGGTATCACCCAAGTTATCGTAACTCATGAAGTGGAGCTGGCTCGCAAAACAGCAAGCCAAGTTGTGTATATGGAACAAGGGCGCATTATTGAAAAAGGTGACGCGCTTCGTTTTACACAACCTCAAACAGAAGCCTTTGCTCATTACCTATCACACTGA
- a CDS encoding lysine exporter LysO family protein, producing MYSGLLIILLPLSLGYLIHLNNKSVLAQVHQLLNVMVYIILVLMGVSLAMLENLGNNLLSILLYATTFFLCIFVFNILALFLLDKRDPWIVNTHKQEKPPSRLHMALDSLKLCGALLFGFIIGLTGWSWFHFSSNASEIALIFLLFLVGIQLRNNGMSLKQTLLNRRGTIVALVVAISSLLGGVLAAFLLGLPTKTGLAIASGYGWYSLSGILLSDAYGPVLGSTAFFNDLVRELASIMLIPMLINRYRSTALGLTGATSMDFSLPILQRCGGVGIVPAAIVHGFILSLMTPLFIAFFTQ from the coding sequence ATGTATTCAGGATTGTTAATTATTCTCCTACCATTAAGCCTAGGCTATCTTATTCATCTGAATAATAAATCAGTGTTAGCTCAGGTCCATCAGCTACTCAATGTCATGGTCTATATCATTCTCGTCCTTATGGGGGTGAGTCTCGCAATGCTGGAAAATTTAGGCAATAATTTGCTTTCGATCCTGCTATATGCAACGACATTTTTTCTATGTATCTTCGTTTTTAATATATTAGCGCTTTTTCTCCTGGATAAACGGGATCCGTGGATTGTTAATACACATAAACAGGAAAAACCACCTTCCCGATTACATATGGCATTGGACTCTTTAAAATTATGTGGTGCATTATTATTTGGATTTATTATTGGCTTAACCGGCTGGTCATGGTTCCATTTTTCCAGTAATGCCAGTGAAATTGCATTAATTTTCTTACTCTTTCTGGTTGGGATTCAGTTACGTAATAACGGTATGAGCTTAAAACAAACTCTGCTGAATCGCCGTGGTACCATTGTCGCTTTAGTGGTCGCAATCAGTTCTCTGCTCGGCGGTGTGTTGGCGGCATTTTTACTTGGATTACCTACTAAAACTGGCCTTGCCATTGCTTCTGGATATGGCTGGTATTCCCTTTCCGGTATTTTGCTTTCTGATGCTTATGGGCCAGTACTTGGAAGCACCGCATTTTTCAATGATTTGGTTCGGGAACTCGCATCAATTATGCTCATTCCTATGCTTATAAATCGTTACCGTTCAACCGCATTGGGTTTAACCGGAGCAACTTCAATGGATTTTTCCTTACCCATTTTACAACGCTGCGGTGGGGTTGGGATCGTACCCGCTGCTATTGTGCATGGTTTTATCTTGAGCCTAATGACCCCCTTATTTATCGCATTCTTTACCCAATAG
- a CDS encoding DUF2813 domain-containing protein, which produces MGKSSLLDALTVLLSPKPELYHFNKLDFYHAWNENKAKKRDLQIILIFCENQIGEHRERRLRHFHPMWVGSMRELKRICSIYPLLVVGGKKNRSLVGERKSRLNVL; this is translated from the coding sequence GTGGGGAAATCTAGTCTTTTAGATGCTTTGACAGTTTTATTGTCACCTAAGCCGGAACTTTATCACTTTAATAAGCTGGATTTCTATCATGCTTGGAATGAAAACAAGGCCAAAAAACGTGATTTACAAATTATCCTGATATTTTGTGAAAACCAAATTGGGGAGCATCGTGAGAGACGTTTGCGCCATTTTCACCCCATGTGGGTTGGTTCGATGCGGGAACTTAAACGTATCTGCTCTATTTACCCGTTGCTGGTTGTTGGTGGAAAGAAAAACCGAAGTTTGGTTGGCGAGAGGAAAAGTCGATTGAACGTGTTATAG
- the cspD gene encoding cold shock-like protein CspD, translated as METGTVKWFNNAKGFGFICPSSGGDDIFAHYSTIQMDGYRTLKAGQKVNFSVHQGPKGNHASLIVPLEDGSKSKKE; from the coding sequence ATGGAAACAGGTACTGTTAAATGGTTCAATAATGCAAAGGGCTTTGGATTTATTTGCCCGTCCAGCGGGGGTGATGACATATTCGCTCACTATTCAACCATTCAGATGGATGGTTATAGGACTCTGAAAGCTGGGCAAAAAGTCAATTTTAGTGTTCATCAAGGCCCCAAGGGTAATCACGCTAGCCTTATTGTGCCTCTGGAAGATGGCTCAAAATCAAAAAAAGAGTGA
- the clpS gene encoding ATP-dependent Clp protease adapter ClpS → MTEFYNDLKVKEFIKDDTKQTLRPPSMYQVVLNNDDYTPMEFVVDVLQKFFSYNVERATQLMLDVHYKGKAVCGIYTAEVAETKAAQVNMYAREHEHPLLCTLEKV, encoded by the coding sequence ATGACTGAGTTTTATAACGATTTGAAAGTAAAAGAATTTATTAAGGATGACACAAAACAGACTCTACGACCTCCATCGATGTATCAGGTTGTTCTTAACAATGACGATTATACACCTATGGAGTTTGTGGTTGACGTATTGCAAAAGTTTTTTTCTTATAATGTTGAACGAGCAACGCAACTAATGCTGGATGTCCATTATAAAGGGAAAGCAGTTTGCGGAATTTATACGGCAGAGGTCGCAGAAACTAAAGCTGCGCAAGTGAACATGTATGCTAGGGAGCACGAGCATCCGTTACTTTGCACGCTGGAAAAGGTCTGA
- the clpA gene encoding ATP-dependent Clp protease ATP-binding subunit ClpA: protein MLNQELELSLNIAFAKARDNRHEFMTVEHLLLALLSNTSAREALEACKVDLVMLRQELESFIAQTTPLLSENDDRDTQPTLSFQRVLQRAVFHVQSSGRSEVSGANVLVAIFSEQESQAAYLLRKHDVSRLDIVNFISHGTRKDEPDNDSHHSINPVQEEQVISEDRLENFTVNLNQLAQKGQIDPLVGRQHELERTVQVLCRRRKNNPLFVGESGVGKTAIAEGLAWRIVNRDVPEVIQDCTIYSLDIGSLLAGTKYRGDFEKRFKSLLKTLEQDSKSILFIDEIHTIIGAGAASGGQVDAANLIKPLLSSGRIRVIGSTTYHEFSNIFEKDRALARRFQKIDILEPSSEETVQIINGLRGRYEAHHDVRYTAKAIRAAVELSVKYITDRHLPDKAIDVIDEAGARTRLIPVSRRKKTINVADIESVVAHIARIPEKTVSASDKDVLRTLDDRLKMLVFGQDKAIGALTEAIKMSRAGLGQEHKPIGSFLFAGPTGVGKTEVTVQLAKMLNVKLLRFDMSEYMERHTVSRLIGAPPGYVGYDQGGLLTDAIIKHPHSVLLLDEIEKAHPDVFNLLLQVMDNGTLTDNNGRKADFRNVILVMTTNAGVRETQRKSIGFSEQDNSTDGMEEIKRIFTPEFRNRLDGIIWFDALSSEVIQQVVDKFIVELQAQLDEKGVSLEISANARQWLCDKGYDKAMGARPMARIIQDNLKKPLANELLFGSLVHGGSVRINLDKIKQVLIYDFKSSQKSSKKKPEDAVL, encoded by the coding sequence ATGCTCAATCAAGAACTGGAGCTTAGTCTCAACATTGCTTTTGCCAAAGCAAGAGATAACAGACATGAATTTATGACCGTAGAGCACCTATTGCTGGCGTTGTTAAGTAACACATCAGCGCGGGAAGCTTTGGAAGCTTGTAAAGTCGATCTGGTGATGTTGCGCCAGGAATTGGAAAGTTTTATTGCACAAACCACTCCTCTGTTATCTGAAAATGATGACAGGGATACACAACCCACATTAAGTTTTCAGCGCGTGTTGCAACGTGCAGTGTTTCATGTTCAGTCTTCCGGCCGTTCAGAGGTTTCCGGAGCGAATGTTCTGGTTGCCATTTTCAGTGAGCAGGAATCCCAGGCTGCTTATTTACTGCGTAAGCATGATGTCAGCCGTTTGGATATTGTGAATTTCATTTCTCATGGAACACGTAAAGATGAACCTGATAATGATTCTCACCACAGTATTAATCCTGTTCAGGAAGAACAAGTAATCAGTGAAGACAGGCTGGAAAATTTCACGGTTAATCTGAATCAATTGGCGCAGAAAGGCCAAATCGATCCACTCGTCGGGCGTCAGCATGAATTAGAGAGGACTGTTCAGGTACTTTGCCGGCGCCGTAAGAATAACCCGCTGTTTGTAGGGGAATCAGGTGTTGGTAAGACTGCGATTGCAGAAGGACTCGCCTGGCGTATTGTAAACAGGGATGTCCCTGAAGTTATTCAGGACTGTACTATCTATTCTTTGGATATTGGTTCACTGCTGGCTGGTACAAAGTATCGTGGTGATTTTGAGAAGCGCTTCAAATCATTGTTAAAAACCTTAGAGCAAGACAGCAAAAGTATTCTCTTTATCGACGAGATCCATACTATTATTGGCGCTGGTGCAGCGTCTGGAGGACAAGTGGATGCAGCTAACCTTATTAAGCCTCTGTTATCCAGTGGGCGAATTCGGGTTATTGGTTCGACGACCTATCATGAGTTCAGCAATATCTTCGAAAAAGATAGGGCGTTAGCTCGCCGATTCCAGAAAATTGATATTTTAGAACCTTCGTCAGAAGAAACAGTACAAATTATCAATGGGTTACGTGGTAGGTATGAGGCGCACCATGATGTTCGCTATACGGCAAAAGCGATTCGGGCGGCAGTTGAGTTATCTGTAAAATACATTACTGATCGTCATTTGCCGGATAAAGCGATTGATGTTATTGATGAAGCGGGTGCAAGAACAAGATTAATTCCAGTCAGCCGTCGTAAGAAAACCATCAATGTTGCTGATATTGAATCCGTTGTGGCACATATTGCCCGTATTCCAGAAAAGACGGTGTCAGCCAGTGATAAAGATGTATTGAGAACGCTTGATGATCGTTTGAAGATGCTGGTCTTTGGTCAGGATAAAGCTATCGGCGCATTGACAGAAGCGATCAAAATGAGCCGAGCTGGATTGGGACAGGAGCATAAACCAATAGGCTCTTTCCTGTTTGCAGGGCCTACGGGAGTCGGTAAGACGGAAGTTACGGTTCAGCTTGCGAAGATGTTGAATGTCAAATTGCTGCGATTTGATATGTCGGAATATATGGAACGTCATACCGTCAGCCGTTTGATTGGGGCTCCGCCAGGTTATGTGGGATATGACCAGGGAGGATTATTAACTGACGCTATTATCAAACATCCGCATTCGGTACTCTTGTTGGATGAGATTGAAAAAGCCCATCCTGACGTATTTAACCTGTTGTTACAGGTTATGGATAACGGCACATTGACGGACAATAATGGCCGCAAAGCAGATTTCCGCAATGTTATTTTGGTAATGACAACCAATGCCGGAGTACGTGAGACACAACGTAAATCCATAGGTTTCTCTGAGCAAGATAACAGCACGGATGGAATGGAGGAAATTAAACGAATCTTTACGCCTGAGTTCCGTAATCGCCTGGATGGCATTATTTGGTTTGATGCACTTTCTTCTGAAGTTATCCAACAAGTTGTTGATAAATTCATCGTTGAATTGCAAGCTCAGTTGGATGAAAAAGGTGTTTCTCTCGAAATCAGTGCAAATGCCCGCCAGTGGTTATGTGACAAAGGTTATGATAAAGCGATGGGAGCACGGCCTATGGCTCGGATTATTCAGGATAATCTGAAAAAACCATTGGCAAATGAGTTACTGTTTGGTTCTCTGGTACATGGTGGTTCAGTCAGAATTAATCTTGATAAAATTAAGCAAGTGCTAATATACGATTTTAAAAGCTCGCAGAAATCAAGTAAAAAGAAACCAGAAGATGCCGTGTTATAA
- the infA gene encoding translation initiation factor IF-1 produces the protein MAKEENVEMQGTVLETLPNTVFRVELENGHVITAHISGKMRKNYIRILTGDKVTVELTTYDTEKGRITFRSR, from the coding sequence ATGGCCAAAGAAGAAAACGTTGAAATGCAAGGTACCGTGTTAGAAACACTGCCAAACACCGTGTTCCGTGTTGAGTTAGAAAACGGACACGTTATTACTGCTCACATCTCAGGAAAAATGCGTAAAAATTACATCCGCATCCTGACTGGAGACAAGGTTACTGTTGAGCTAACTACCTATGACACGGAAAAAGGCCGTATCACTTTCCGTAGCCGCTAA
- the aat gene encoding leucyl/phenylalanyl-tRNA--protein transferase — translation MSIAKLDNSYKFPHPTNALAEPNGLLAFGGDMSAERLKVAYNEGIFPWYSPDELPLWWSPDPRAVLIPGELHIGRTLRRFIRKHTYQITVNYAFDRVIYSCAQRQEGTWIGSEVQSGYQTLHQEGLAHSIEVWHEHQLVGGLYGVCIGALFCGESMFSKMENASKCAFIAFYHHFLRHGGQLFDCQVLNHHTESLGAKNIQREEFLQHLYQLRDQSLQSGCWSTQVLDLSLSLKD, via the coding sequence ATGTCAATAGCTAAATTGGATAACTCATATAAATTCCCCCATCCAACCAATGCGTTAGCTGAACCCAATGGCCTGCTGGCATTTGGTGGAGATATGAGTGCAGAACGTTTAAAAGTGGCTTATAATGAGGGCATCTTTCCGTGGTATTCGCCCGATGAGCTTCCTTTGTGGTGGTCTCCCGACCCCCGGGCAGTATTAATTCCGGGAGAATTACATATAGGCCGGACACTGCGTCGCTTTATTCGCAAACATACTTACCAAATTACGGTAAACTATGCTTTCGACAGAGTAATATATAGTTGTGCCCAACGGCAAGAAGGTACTTGGATCGGTTCAGAAGTTCAAAGTGGCTACCAAACCTTGCATCAAGAAGGTTTAGCCCATTCAATTGAAGTCTGGCATGAGCACCAACTTGTGGGTGGTTTGTATGGTGTTTGTATAGGTGCATTATTTTGTGGTGAATCGATGTTTAGCAAAATGGAGAATGCATCTAAATGTGCTTTTATAGCATTCTATCACCACTTTTTACGTCATGGTGGCCAACTGTTTGATTGTCAGGTATTAAACCATCATACAGAATCATTGGGTGCCAAAAATATTCAGAGGGAAGAATTTCTCCAGCATCTTTATCAATTACGAGATCAGTCACTGCAATCAGGCTGCTGGTCTACTCAGGTGCTTGATTTATCACTATCTCTTAAGGATTAA
- the cydC gene encoding heme ABC transporter ATP-binding protein/permease CydC — translation MRILFPFLTLYRRHWFLISLGMVLSIVTLLASIGLLTLSGWFLAGTALAGFAGLYTFNYMLPAAGVRGAAIFRTAGRYGERLVSHDATFRVLAHLRVFAFKKILPLSPGGIARFRQGELLNRLVADVETLDHLYLRVISPVLAAFVVILVLTFGLGFLDITLAYTLGGIMLGLLLILPFMFYYAGKPYGRNINLQRAQYRTLLTSALQGQAELTVFGSLKRFRQSMAEVELDWLRSQQKQANLTGLSQAIMIFATGMAVTLMLWLAAAGIGENSQPGALIALFTFCTLAAFEALGPVTVAFQHMGQVISSATRISQLTHQKPEVLFPSHGAKTYGELSLEIKNVDFTYPDQPLPVLKNISLSLASGEHIALLGKTGCGKSTLLQLLTRAWDASHGKIQLNQKSISDYDEATLRSMMSIVPQRIHVFSHTLRENLLLAKPDANDDELITVLKQVGLGNLLDTDEKLNCWVGEGGRQLSGGEQRRLGIARALLHDAPLMLLDEPTEGLDADTEQQILSLLRHSCQNKTLITVTHRLTGLHHMERICVMDGGRIIEQGKHDVLLAQQGRYYQFYQRQHYPQQA, via the coding sequence ATGCGCATACTATTTCCATTTCTCACCCTCTATCGCCGCCACTGGTTTCTCATCAGTTTAGGAATGGTATTGTCGATTGTGACTTTGTTAGCCAGTATTGGTTTGCTGACACTTTCTGGATGGTTCCTTGCCGGCACGGCTCTGGCAGGATTTGCGGGATTATATACATTTAACTATATGTTGCCTGCTGCCGGCGTTCGTGGTGCGGCCATTTTCCGTACGGCGGGCAGATATGGTGAGCGTCTTGTGAGTCACGATGCAACCTTCCGTGTTTTAGCGCACTTACGTGTTTTCGCTTTTAAGAAAATTCTGCCACTTTCTCCCGGCGGAATTGCCCGTTTTCGCCAAGGTGAATTGTTGAACAGACTTGTTGCCGATGTCGAAACGCTGGATCATCTCTACCTACGTGTTATTTCCCCTGTTCTCGCTGCATTTGTTGTGATTTTAGTGCTGACATTTGGCTTGGGTTTTCTTGATATCACACTCGCCTATACTCTCGGCGGTATTATGTTAGGGTTACTGCTGATATTACCTTTCATGTTTTACTATGCTGGAAAACCTTACGGCAGAAATATCAATCTACAACGAGCCCAATATCGTACATTACTTACCAGTGCCTTGCAGGGACAAGCTGAATTGACCGTATTCGGTTCACTTAAGCGTTTTCGTCAATCTATGGCAGAAGTTGAACTTGATTGGTTAAGAAGTCAGCAAAAACAAGCTAATTTAACCGGGCTATCACAAGCAATCATGATTTTCGCTACCGGTATGGCAGTAACGTTGATGCTTTGGCTGGCAGCCGCAGGTATAGGGGAAAACAGTCAGCCTGGCGCGTTAATCGCTTTATTTACATTCTGCACTCTCGCTGCTTTTGAAGCCCTTGGGCCAGTTACTGTCGCATTCCAACATATGGGACAAGTTATTTCATCTGCAACTCGTATTTCCCAATTAACGCATCAAAAGCCGGAAGTGCTCTTCCCTTCCCACGGAGCTAAGACTTATGGTGAGCTCAGTCTTGAGATAAAAAATGTTGATTTCACCTATCCTGACCAACCATTACCCGTATTAAAAAACATTTCTCTCTCTTTGGCATCAGGTGAACATATTGCTTTATTGGGAAAAACAGGATGTGGAAAATCGACTCTGTTACAATTATTGACCCGCGCATGGGATGCCAGTCACGGTAAGATCCAACTCAATCAAAAATCTATTTCCGACTATGATGAGGCTACATTACGCTCAATGATGTCTATTGTTCCGCAAAGAATACATGTATTCAGCCATACTCTACGTGAAAATCTTTTATTGGCAAAACCAGATGCCAATGACGATGAGTTAATCACTGTACTGAAACAAGTCGGTTTAGGAAACTTGCTGGATACTGATGAAAAGCTAAACTGTTGGGTGGGTGAAGGCGGGCGCCAACTTTCCGGTGGAGAGCAACGCCGCTTAGGAATTGCCAGAGCATTGCTACATGATGCTCCTCTCATGCTTCTGGATGAACCGACAGAAGGACTTGACGCAGATACTGAACAACAGATTCTATCGCTGCTACGCCATAGCTGCCAAAACAAGACACTGATTACGGTTACCCATCGGCTAACAGGTTTACATCATATGGAGCGGATCTGTGTTATGGATGGAGGACGTATTATTGAGCAAGGCAAACATGACGTATTGCTGGCTCAGCAAGGGCGTTATTATCAATTTTATCAACGACAACACTATCCTCAGCAGGCGTGA
- the cydD gene encoding heme ABC transporter permease/ATP-binding protein CydD encodes MDKTRQSELVRWLKQQSAPARQWLRLSMILGLISGLLIISQAWLLTSILQALIMDNIPRENLINQFLMLAATFTLRAVVNAIRERVGFICGKIVRQQIRRMVLDKLEQLGPVWVKGKPAGSWATIILEQIDDMQDFYSRYLPQMTLAAIIPILILITVFPINWAAGLILLVTAPLIPLFMALVGLGAADANRRNFVALSRLSGNFLDRLRGLETLRLFHRGEAEVKQITESTEDFRLRTMEVLRMAFLSSAVLEFFAAVSIAVVAVYFGFSYLGELHFGSYGIGVTLFAGFLALILAPEFFQPLRDLGTFYHAKAQAVGAAESLFTLLSSDGEQAIGSGEKVLSNGKPVSIEANELEILSHDGHRLAGPLNFTIDTYQRIALVGKSGAGKSSLINVLLGFLPYRGSLKINDIELCELDLTKWRECLSWVGQNPHLPEQTLLNNIRLGQYDATQEQINDVIERAYVNEFVHDLPDGLNTVIGDNAARLSVGQAQRIAVARALLNPCQLLLLDEPAASLDAHSEQRVMMTLNKAAHQQTTLLVTHLLEETLEYDQIWVIEHGLLIEKGDYQNLSQAQGAFSRLLSHRSVEL; translated from the coding sequence ATGGACAAAACAAGACAATCTGAACTTGTGCGATGGCTGAAACAGCAAAGTGCCCCTGCCCGTCAGTGGCTTCGTCTATCCATGATACTCGGGCTAATCAGCGGATTACTGATCATCTCTCAAGCCTGGCTTCTGACTTCAATCCTCCAGGCTCTGATTATGGATAATATTCCCCGTGAAAATCTCATTAATCAGTTTCTGATGCTGGCAGCCACCTTTACATTACGCGCAGTTGTCAATGCAATCCGGGAACGTGTTGGTTTTATCTGTGGCAAAATTGTACGCCAACAAATTCGCCGCATGGTGTTGGATAAACTGGAACAATTAGGGCCAGTATGGGTTAAGGGAAAACCCGCAGGAAGTTGGGCAACGATTATTCTAGAACAAATCGATGATATGCAGGATTTCTATTCACGTTACCTGCCTCAGATGACGCTTGCTGCCATAATCCCAATTTTAATTTTGATTACTGTTTTTCCGATTAACTGGGCAGCCGGGTTAATTTTGCTTGTCACCGCACCATTGATTCCTTTATTTATGGCGCTGGTCGGATTAGGGGCAGCAGATGCCAACCGACGCAATTTTGTCGCACTCAGCCGTTTAAGCGGTAATTTCCTCGACCGTTTACGAGGTTTAGAAACTTTACGTCTATTCCACCGTGGAGAAGCAGAAGTTAAGCAGATCACTGAATCAACAGAAGATTTCCGTCTCAGAACGATGGAAGTGCTACGCATGGCATTTTTATCTTCGGCTGTATTAGAGTTCTTTGCCGCAGTGTCCATCGCCGTTGTTGCCGTCTATTTTGGCTTTTCCTATCTGGGAGAATTGCACTTTGGCAGCTACGGAATCGGCGTTACTTTATTTGCTGGCTTCCTCGCACTCATTCTCGCGCCTGAATTTTTTCAGCCTCTGCGGGATCTGGGAACGTTCTATCATGCAAAAGCACAGGCAGTCGGTGCGGCTGAGTCGCTTTTCACCCTGCTTAGCAGCGATGGTGAACAGGCCATAGGCAGCGGAGAAAAAGTACTATCTAATGGTAAACCCGTGAGCATTGAAGCCAATGAGCTGGAAATTTTATCTCACGATGGTCATCGCCTTGCGGGTCCTTTGAATTTTACGATTGATACATATCAACGCATCGCGCTGGTTGGCAAAAGCGGCGCTGGCAAAAGTTCGTTGATCAATGTGTTATTGGGATTTTTGCCTTATCGCGGCTCTTTGAAAATTAACGATATTGAACTCTGCGAACTTGATCTGACTAAATGGCGCGAATGTTTGAGCTGGGTGGGCCAAAATCCACATCTGCCAGAGCAAACCCTGCTAAATAATATTCGTCTCGGTCAATATGATGCAACACAAGAACAAATCAATGATGTGATAGAGCGAGCTTATGTTAATGAATTCGTTCACGACCTACCAGACGGCCTCAATACTGTTATTGGTGACAACGCTGCTCGCCTGTCAGTCGGGCAAGCCCAGCGTATAGCCGTAGCACGCGCATTATTGAACCCCTGCCAATTACTGTTATTGGATGAACCGGCTGCCAGCCTTGATGCTCATAGCGAACAGCGTGTAATGATGACCTTAAATAAAGCTGCTCATCAACAAACCACCTTATTAGTGACTCACTTACTGGAAGAAACGCTGGAATATGATCAGATCTGGGTAATAGAACATGGGTTACTGATCGAAAAAGGGGATTATCAGAATTTAAGCCAAGCCCAAGGTGCATTTTCCCGTCTGTTATCTCACCGCAGTGTGGAGCTTTAA
- the trxB gene encoding thioredoxin-disulfide reductase gives MSTAKHSKLIILGSGPAGYTAAVYAARANLNPVLITGVEKGGQLTTTTEVENWPGDPEGLTGPNLMERMFQHAEKFQTEIISDHIKKVDFSKRPFHLYGDDQEYTCDALIIATGASARYLGLPSEDAFKGRGVSACATCDGFFYRKQKVAVVGGGNTAVEEALYLANIASEVHLIHRRDTFRSEKILIDRLMDKVKNGNIILHTDRTLDEVLGDDMGVTGVRIRDTKSDNTEEVDVAGVFIAIGHSPNTGIFDGQLELEGGYLKVQSGLHGNATQTSIPGIFAAGDVMDHVYRQAITSAGTGCMAALDAERFLDGLATK, from the coding sequence ATGAGCACAGCCAAACACAGTAAACTCATCATTCTTGGCTCAGGTCCTGCTGGTTATACCGCTGCTGTTTATGCAGCCCGCGCTAATCTAAATCCTGTACTCATTACTGGGGTTGAAAAAGGCGGCCAATTGACCACCACGACTGAGGTTGAAAACTGGCCCGGTGATCCTGAAGGGCTTACTGGTCCAAATTTGATGGAGCGTATGTTCCAACACGCTGAAAAATTTCAGACTGAGATCATTTCTGACCATATTAAGAAAGTTGATTTCTCAAAAAGACCATTCCATTTATATGGAGATGATCAGGAATATACCTGTGATGCGTTGATCATCGCGACAGGCGCTTCTGCCCGTTATCTTGGATTACCTTCCGAAGATGCTTTCAAAGGTCGTGGTGTATCTGCCTGTGCAACATGCGATGGCTTTTTCTATCGCAAACAGAAAGTTGCCGTAGTGGGCGGTGGTAATACTGCCGTTGAAGAAGCACTGTATTTAGCGAATATCGCTTCTGAAGTTCATCTGATTCACCGTCGCGATACTTTCCGTTCAGAAAAAATCTTGATTGATCGTCTGATGGACAAGGTCAAGAATGGCAATATCATCCTGCACACTGATCGGACTCTGGATGAAGTTCTGGGTGACGATATGGGTGTTACGGGTGTCCGTATCCGTGATACGAAAAGTGATAATACTGAAGAAGTGGATGTCGCTGGTGTTTTCATCGCCATCGGACATAGCCCGAATACGGGTATCTTTGACGGCCAGCTTGAACTGGAAGGCGGATATCTCAAAGTCCAATCCGGATTGCACGGTAATGCTACCCAAACCTCCATCCCGGGGATCTTTGCTGCCGGAGATGTTATGGACCATGTATATCGTCAGGCTATCACTTCCGCAGGTACAGGCTGTATGGCTGCACTGGATGCTGAACGTTTCCTTGACGGATTGGCAACCAAGTAA